Sequence from the Candidatus Berkelbacteria bacterium genome:
GGCAGTGTGAAGCTTGGCGCAGAGAGAGATTGAGTTAGGCATCAATATTTACCTTGGGATACTTTCGTTCGAGTTCGGAGATCGCTTGGGCGTCATTCGCGAGCGGGGTGTTGCCAAGGTAGAGCGTTTGCAGATTAGTCAACTGAGCGAGGTCTGGGAGGTCCTTGATCTGGGTATTGCTGAGGGAGAGCCATTGCAGCTTA
This genomic interval carries:
- a CDS encoding leucine-rich repeat domain-containing protein, whose translation is KLQWLSLSNTQIKDLPDLAQLTNLQTLYLGNTPLANDAQAISELERKYPKVNIDA